The following are from one region of the Cinclus cinclus chromosome 7, bCinCin1.1, whole genome shotgun sequence genome:
- the GDF2 gene encoding growth/differentiation factor 2 — translation MHCFGVLAALSVFNIIACLTRGKPLEDWDRLSALGKSDAHFHDPGAVEDEAHFNFKSFLEHMKMDLLRSLNLSRVPSQVKTKEEPPQFMIDLYNRYAADKSSIPASNIVRSFSTEDVVSLDSPEENPFQKHILLFNISIPQYEEITRAELRIFISCHREVGSLSRLEGNMVIYDVLDDSHWENPESTKSSLVSHDIQECGWKMFEVSSAVKRWVRADKLETKNKLEVVIETKALSGFTCGKLDVSVTPDTKNLPLLIVFSNDRSNGTKETKVELREMIVHEQESVLKKLGKNSTSSEEEQQGEEKAITRSHLQSSRSKRSIGANHCRRTSLHVNFEEIGWDSWIIAPKDYEAFECKGGCFFPLTDNVTPTKHAIVQTLVHLQNPKKASKACCVPTKLDAISILYKDDAGVPTLIYNYEGMKVAECGCR, via the exons ATGCATTGTTTTGGAGTATTAGCTGCACTGTCTGTTTTCAACATCATTGCTTGTTTGACAAGAGGCAAGCCTTTGGAAGACTGGGACAGGCTGTCAGCTTTGGGGAAGTCTGATGCACACTTTCATGATCCTGGGGCAGTAGAAGATGAGGCCCATTTCAACTTTAAATCTTTCTTGGAGCATATGAAGATGGATTTACTAAGGAGTTTGAATTTGTCAAGAGTCCCCTCACAAGTGAAGACCAAAGAAGAACCACCACAATTCATGATTGATTTATACAACAGATACGCTGCAGACAAGTCCTCTATCCCTGCATCCAATATCGTACGGAGCTTCAGTACTGAAG ATGTTGTTTCTTTAGATTCACCAGAAGAAAACCCATTTCAGAAACATATTTTGCTCTTCAACATTTCTATTCCACAATACGAGGAAATCACCAGAGCTGAACTTAGAATTTTTATCTCCTGTCACAGGGAAGTTGGGTCTCTCTCTAGGCTGGAAGGCAACATGGTGATTTATGATGTTCTAGATGACAGCCACTGGGAAAACCCAGAAAGTACCAAATCTTCCCTTGTCTCCCACGATATCCAGGAATGTGGTTGGAAGATGTTCGAAGTGTCCAGCGCTGTGAAAAGATGGGTCAGGGCAGACAAACTGGAGACTAAAAATAAATTGGAGGTTGTTATAGAGACTAAAGCTCTGAGTGGTTTTACCTGCGGGAAGTTGGATGTCAGTGTTACCCCTGACACTAAAAATCTGCCCCTGTTAATAGTGTTCTCCAATGACCGCAGCAATGGGACAAAAGAGACCAAAGTGGAGCTCCGCGAGATGATTGTTCATGAACAAGAAAGTGTGCTCAAGAAACTAGGGAAGAACAGCACTTCCTCTGAAGAAGaacagcagggagaggaaaaggccATCACTAGATCCCACCTGCAATCCTCCAGAAGTAAGAGAAGCATCGGAGCCAACCACTGCAGAAGAACTTCCCTCCACGTGAACTTTGAAGAGATTGGCTGGGATTCCTGGATCATTGCACCAAAAGATTATGAGGCTTTTGAGTGTAAAGGAGGTTGCTTCTTCCCTCTGACAGATAACGTCACCCCAACCAAACATGCTATTGTCCAAACTCTGGTACatctccaaaatcccaaaaaagcCTCCAAGGCCTGTTGTGTTCCAACCAAACTGGATGCAATCTCCATCCTTTATAAGGATGATGCTGGTGTGCCCACTTTGATATATAACTATGAAGGGATGAAAGTGGCAGAATGTGGCTGCAGGTAG
- the GDF10 gene encoding growth/differentiation factor 10 yields MAARLTCCLLLWALGHGGCRSPAGEGAGSAPACPVQPPADPHSSAPGRDPRGGSSPPPGLGSIAQDMVAVHMLKLYEKYNREGSRPGDGNTVRSFKARPEFLAQKPLYCFNLTSMQDSEMILAATFHFYADKRPRHREVFCKRSKNSSCRLLHLPPVLRLNLVFQSIHQNSAYGLVKGNFTVLLQRQGAWHAKDISHIVKESKRAGELILCAELDSGEKHQGFSKQAASHLPYILVYANDLAISEPNSVAGTLQRYDPFPPSDGDPNLSPNASTDTRVRRDTYLASSIQNNELPEVDYNSNKYNKHDIWENAYRSLKPKASRKDRRRKGQENTETLKKSQVLNFDEKTMKKARRKQWNEPRICSRRYMKVDFADIGWNEWIISPKSFDAYYCAGACEFPMPKIVRPSNHATIQSIVKAVGIIPGIPEPCCVPDKMSSLSVLFLDENKNVVLKVYPNMSVETCACR; encoded by the exons ATGGCCGCCCGCCTgacctgctgcctcctgctgtGGGCCCTGGGCCATGGGGGCTGCCGCTCGCCCGCGGGGGAGGGCGCCGGCAGCGCGCCCGCCTGCCCCGTCCAGCCGCCGGCCGACCCGCACTCGTCCGCCCCCGGCCGCGACCCCCGCGGCGGCTCTTCGCCGccccctgggctgggcagcaTCGCTCAGGACATGGTAGCTGTCCACATGCTTAAGCTCTACGAGAAGTACAACCGGGAAGGGAGCCGGCCCGGCGACGGCAACACGGTCCGCAGCTTCAAAGCCAGGCCGG AATTCCTGGCCCAGAAACCCTTGTACTGCTTCAATCTGACATCCATGCAGGATTCAGAAATGATCCTTGCTGCCACTTTTCACTTCTATGCTGACAAACGCCCTCGGCATCGGGAAGTGTTTTGTAAAAGGTCCAAGAACTCATCCTGCCGCCTCCTTCACCTGCCTCCAGTCCTACGGCTCAACCTAGTTTTCCAAAGCATTCACCAGAATTCTGCCTATGGACTAGTGAAGGGGAACTTCACTGTGCTTCTTCAAAGGCAAGGGGCTTGGCATGCAAAGGACATTTCACACATCGTAAAAGAATCAAAACGAGCTGGAGAGCTCATTCTCTGTGCTGAGCTTGATTCTGGGGAGAAACACCAGGGCTTCTCCAAACAGGCTGCCAGTCATTTACCTTATATACTGGTTTATGCCAATGATCTTGCAATCTCTGAACCTAACAGTGTAGCAGGCACCCTACAACGCTATGATCCATTCCCTCCCAGTGACGGGGACCCAAATCTATCCCCTAATGCCTCTACTGACACTCGAGTTAGGAGGGATACGTACCTCGCTAGCTCTATTCAGAACAACGAGTTGCCAGAAGTAGATTATAACAGCAATAAATACAACAAACATGACATATGGGAGAATGCCTACAGATCCTTGAAACCAAAAGCCTCACGCAAAGATCgaaggagaaaagggcaggaaaatacagaaacactTAAAAAGTCTCAGGTGCTAAATTTTGATgagaaaacaatgaagaaaGCAAGGCGAAAACAATGGAATGAGCCAAGGATTTGTTCAAGAAGATACATGAAAGTTGACTTTGCTGATATTGGCTGGAATGAATGGATCATATCTCCCAAATCATTTGATGCCTACTACTGTGCAGGTGCATGTGAATTTCCAATGCCCAAG ATTGTCCGGCCATCAAATCATGCTACAATTCAGAGCATCGTAAAAGCAGTAGGAATCATTCCTGGCATCCCAGAACCCTGCTGCGTTCCTGACAAAATGAGCTCGCTCAGTGTCCTGTTCTTAGATGAGaacaaaaatgttgttttaaagGTATATCCCAATATGTCAGTTGAAACTTGTGCCTGCCGATAA